A window from Chrysemys picta bellii isolate R12L10 chromosome 2, ASM1138683v2, whole genome shotgun sequence encodes these proteins:
- the LRRC14B gene encoding leucine-rich repeat-containing protein 14B, with amino-acid sequence MKSLRFISAEALVSNAQLARKSLSSVAHNLFPLLFKASYLLEQGEVIHDLVENWPLANFNIGKLLGTTVDYQEDISSRACCVCLESCLVGLRDYVLNCSSPYSKRLKVVDLTGIKDVEVQLCKCKKTLGRWARTELLSKLCFELLVEMQRLQFQPCIFDIAIDILIDLFVTERNYELVVQALLMRCHCPLKIRCVAFRADSLALRKLFYIIKLTDPSSLRKLEVVHNIRLEMEHLEVLFNNIHFPLLTSLTLPARAFNVQRFAAEDEPILMTIGEKMSQMTQLTELSLAFSTLTGKIRKLLSPLKTPLKLLDVSNCALNHADMAYLANSLHSNHLEVLDLSGHNVADLYPSTFFKLLSHCSHTLKILILEECNIQDIHVNMLILGLIPCRKLQEFKFLGNPLSSRALKCLFNVFSDLPKLNYIEFPVPRDCYPNNVTYPIDDADLSKFDHQKYESVSEELNNILLHANREDIKASTPLFGGYDAAIQETGNELGSYLLKSFKDTLENFNKALQEMN; translated from the exons ATGAAGTCGCTGCGGTTCATCAGTGCTGAGGCATTGGTATCGAATGCACAGCTTGCCAGGAAAAGTCTCAGCAGTGTTGCACATAacctttttcctcttctttttaaaGCCAGTTATTTACTGGAGCAGGGGGAAGTGATCCATGACCTGGTGGAAAACTGGCCCCTGGCAAACTTTAATATAGGAAAACTGTTAGGGACAACAGTGGATTACCAGGAAGACATCAGCAGCAGAGCATGCTGTGTTTGTTTGGAAAGTTGTCTAGTTGGGCTGAGAGATTATGTGTTGAATTGCTCTTCTCCATACTCAAAGAGACTGAAAGTGGTGGACCTGACAGGCATAAAAGATGTTGAAGTTCAGCTCTGCAAGTGTAAGAAGACTCTGGGAAGGTGGGCCAGGACAGAGCTCCTATCAAAGCTTTGTTTTGAGCTGCTTGTCGAAATGCAAAGGCTGCAGTTCCAACCATGTATCTTTGATATTGCTATTGACATTCTCATTGACCTGTTTGTTACAGAGCGGAATTATGAACTTGTGGTCCAAGCCTTACTGATGAGGTGCCACTGTCCACTAAAGATTCGTTGTGTGGCATTCAGAGCTGACAGTCTCGCTTTACGAAAGCTTTTCTACATCATAAAGCTCACAGATCCCTCTTCGCTGCGCAAACTTGAAGTGGTTCACAATATTCGTTTGGAAATGGAGCACTTGGAAGTGCTGTTTAATAACATCCACTTTCCTCTACTGACATCGCTTACCCTGCCGGCCAGagcattcaatgtgcagcggttTGCAGCCGAGGATGAACCAATCCTTATGACTATTGGAGAAAAGATGAGCCAAATGACGCAGCTGACCGAGCTGAGCCTGGCATTTTCTACCCTCACAGGAAAAATACGGAAACTGCTCAG CCCACTGAAAACCCCTCTGAAGCTACTAGATGTTTCTAACTGCGCCTTGAACCATGCTGACATGGCCTATTTAGCCAATAGCCTCCATTCTAACCACCTGGAAGTACTGGACCTCAGTGGGCACAATGTGGCTGACCTTTACCCATCAACCTTCTTTAAACTTCTCAGCCACTGCTCTCATACTCTGAAGATTCTCATCCTCGAGGAATGTAACATTCAAGACATTCATGTAAATATGTTGATTTTGGGTCTGATCCCCTGCCGGAAGCTACAAGAATTCAAGTTCCTTGGAAATCCCCTGTCATCCCGAGCACTTAAAtgcctctttaatgtttttagtgACTTGCCAAAGCTGAACTACATTGAGTTCCCAGTTCCTAGGGACTGCTATCCTAACAATGTCACCTACCCAATTGATGATGCTGATCTTTCAAAATTTGATCACCAAAAATATGAGAGTGTATCAGAGGAACTTAATAATATTTTACTTCATGCAAACCGGGAGGACATAAAGGCTTCAACACCACTCTTCGGAGGCTACGACGCAGCCAT